Proteins co-encoded in one Nicotiana sylvestris chromosome 7, ASM39365v2, whole genome shotgun sequence genomic window:
- the LOC104245154 gene encoding laccase-4-like — protein sequence MNSWVRLFIVLAACLFPLVVECRIRHYKFNVVMKNTTRLCSSKPIVTVNGKFPGPTIYAREEDTVLVKVVNHVKYNLSIHWHGIRQLRTGWADGPAYITQCPIQPGQNYVYNFTITGQRGTLFWHAHILWLRATVHGAIVILPKLGVPYPFPKPNHEAVVLLAEWWKSDTEAVINEAIKSGLAPNVSDAHTINGHPGPVSNCPSQGGYKLNVDPGKTYLLRVINAALNEELFFKIAGHKMTVVEVDATYVKPFKTDTIVIAPGQTTNVIVTANQGSGKYMVAASPFMDAPIAVDNVTAIATLHYSGTQGNNRISLTSTPPKNATPVANTFLDSLRSLNSKKYPANVPKKIDHSLFFTVGLGINPCPSCKQGNGSRVVASVNNVTFVMPTTALLQAHFFGIKGVFTTDFPANPPFAFNYTGTGPANLATTNGTKVYRLRYNDTVQLVLQDTGIIAPENHPIHLHGFNFYLVGKGIGNFNPKTDPKNFNLVDPVERNTVGVPAGGWVAIRFRADNPGVWFMHCHLEIHTTWGLKMAWLVDNGKGPNESLLPPPKDLPKC from the exons ATGAACTCTTGGGTTCGCCTTTTCATAGTATTGGCAGCTTGCCTTTTTCCTCTTGTCGTTGAATGCAGGATTCGACATTACAAGTTCAAT GTGGTAATGAAGAATACGACTCGCCTTTGTTCATCAAAGCCCATTGTTACTGTCAATGGAAAATTTCCAGGACCTACAATCTATGCTCGGGAAGAAGACACAGTGCTTGTCAAAGTTGTTAACCATGTCAAGTATAATCTCTCTATCCATTG GCATGGTATTAGACAACTTAGAACAGGTTGGGCAGATGGACCAGCATACATCACACAATGTCCAATTCAGCCAGGGCAAAACTATGTGTACAACTTCACCATTACAGGCCAAAGGGGTACACTATTTTGGCATGCTCATATTTTGTGGCTAAGGGCCACTGTTCATGGTGCAATTGTTATCTTGCCTAAGCTTGGTGTGCCTTATCCATTCCCTAAACCCAACCACGAAGCTGTCGTGCTCCtag CTGAATGGTGGAAATCTGATACCGAAGCTGTGATTAATGAAGCCATAAAATCAGGATTAGCCCCTAATGTTTCTGACGCTCACACCATCAATGGTCATCCGGGACCCGTCTCAAATTGCCCATCACAAG GTGGATACAAATTGAATGTTGATCCAGGAAAAACCTACCTGTTACGAGTCATCAACGCTGCACTCAACGAAGAACTCTTTTTCAAAATTGCTGGCCACAAAATGACAGTAGTTGAAGTTGATGCCACTTACGTTAAACCTTTCAAAACAGACACAATTGTAATTGCTCCTGGCCAAACAACAAATGTAATTGTCACTGCCAATCAAGGTTCTGGAAAATACATGGTTGCTGCTTCACCTTTTATGGATGCACCAATTGCTGTTGACAATGTTACAGCAATAGCCACTTTACATTATTCTGGCACACAAGGAAATAACCGCATTTCACTTACTAGCACCCCACCTAAAAATGCCACCCCTGTAGCCAACACTTTTCTTGATTCTTTAAGAAGCCTGAATTCCAAAAAATACCCTGCTAATGTTCCCAAAAAAATTGATCATTCCCTATTTTTCACGGTAGGTTTAGGGATTAATCCATGCCCAAGTTGCAAACAGGGCAATGGAAGCAGAGTTGTGGCTAGTGTAAACAATGTTACATTTGTTATGCCAACTACTGCACTTCTACAAGCACATTTCTTCGGAATCAAAGGAGTTTTCACGACAGATTTTCCAGCAAACCCGCCTTTTGCTTTCAATTATACAGGAACAGGACCAGCTAATTTGGCAACGACGAATGGGACTAAGGTTTATAGGTTGCGATATAACGATACAGTTCAATTAGTTTTGCAGGATACTGGAATTATAGCCCCTGAGAACCATCCAATCCATTTGCATGGCTTCAATTTTTATCTAGTGGGTAAAGGCATAGGAAATTTTAATCCAAAAACAGATCCTAAGAATTTTAATCTTGTTGATCCTGTTGAGAGGAATACAGTTGGTGTACCTGCTGGAGGATGGGTTGCTATAAGATTCCGTGCTGACAATCCAG GAGTTTGGTTTATGCATTGTCATCTAGAGATACACACAACATGGGGATTGAAAATGGCATGGCTTGTAGATAATGGCAAAGGTCCAAATGAGTCCCTTTTGCCACCTCCAAAGGATCTTCCAAAATGCTAA